Proteins encoded by one window of Mesorhizobium sp. INR15:
- a CDS encoding helix-turn-helix transcriptional regulator produces the protein MIEAEIFRALADPTRRAVFERLAAGEMTVSELRSGMTVSQPAVSQHLAVLRGAGLVVERRAGRNAYYRADPQGLSPLLGWIERYRTFWPERIEKLKTVLKDMDQ, from the coding sequence ATGATCGAAGCCGAGATTTTCCGCGCCCTTGCCGACCCGACACGCCGCGCCGTCTTTGAACGGCTGGCCGCCGGCGAGATGACCGTGTCGGAATTGCGCAGCGGCATGACGGTGTCGCAGCCGGCCGTGTCGCAACACCTCGCGGTGTTGCGCGGCGCCGGCCTCGTCGTCGAGCGGCGCGCCGGCCGCAACGCCTATTATCGTGCCGACCCGCAAGGGCTCAGCCCCCTGCTCGGCTGGATCGAGCGCTACCGGACCTTCTGGCCCGAACGGATCGAGAAGCTGAAGACTGTTTTGAAGGACATGGACCAATGA
- a CDS encoding AraC family transcriptional regulator, whose translation MTATTRTIASGSGWQVSDVICTAGTADRPFEEEHRDFCVAAVTSGTFRYRASQGTAMLAPGAVLLGNSGTCYECGHDHGSGDRCLSFHFTPACLERIVADVPGARKLAFAAPRLPPLPVLAPLLAEAEAAREADETGAFEELGLRLAGAVVAASSGFAKAAPAPSRRDQKRVAEAVRRIEIDGDQPLSLAALAGQTATSPYHFLRTFRQVAGMTPYQFLLRTRLHRAAVRLRSSDETISAIAFDAGFNDLSTFNRRFRRDMGATPGSYRARR comes from the coding sequence ATGACGGCGACCACGCGCACCATTGCATCGGGATCCGGCTGGCAGGTGTCGGATGTGATCTGCACCGCCGGCACCGCGGATCGGCCGTTTGAGGAAGAGCATAGGGATTTCTGCGTCGCGGCGGTCACCAGCGGCACCTTCCGCTATCGTGCAAGCCAAGGCACGGCGATGCTCGCGCCGGGTGCCGTCCTGCTTGGCAATTCAGGCACCTGCTACGAGTGCGGCCATGACCATGGCAGCGGCGACCGCTGCCTTTCCTTCCATTTCACGCCGGCCTGTCTGGAACGGATCGTCGCCGATGTTCCGGGAGCAAGGAAGCTCGCCTTCGCGGCACCTCGCCTGCCGCCCTTGCCGGTGCTGGCGCCGTTGCTGGCCGAGGCCGAAGCGGCGCGCGAGGCGGACGAGACTGGCGCTTTCGAGGAACTCGGCCTGCGCCTTGCCGGTGCGGTGGTCGCTGCAAGTTCTGGTTTCGCCAAGGCGGCGCCAGCGCCAAGCCGCCGCGACCAGAAACGCGTGGCCGAGGCCGTTCGGCGCATCGAGATCGACGGTGACCAGCCGCTTTCGCTTGCCGCGCTTGCTGGCCAGACCGCGACAAGTCCGTACCATTTCCTGCGCACATTCCGGCAGGTCGCCGGCATGACCCCTTACCAATTTCTGCTGAGAACTAGGCTGCACCGAGCAGCGGTGCGGCTGCGCTCTTCGGACGAGACGATCTCGGCGATCGCCTTCGATGCCGGGTTCAACGACCTCTCGACCTTCAACAGGCGGTTCCGGCGTGACATGGGCGCGACGCCTGGCAGCTACCGCGCCCGCCGCTAA
- a CDS encoding single-stranded DNA-binding protein, with translation MAGSVNKVILVGNLGADPEIRRLNSGEPVVNIRIATSESWRDKNSGERKEKTEWHNVVIFNDQLAKVAEQYLKKGMKVYVEGQLQTRKWQDQTGADKYTTEVVLQKFRGELQMLDARGQGEGGQVGGYSGGGSSRGSDFGQSSPSEGFNRGGGAPRGGGGGGSSRELDDEIPF, from the coding sequence ATGGCGGGTAGCGTCAACAAGGTCATTCTGGTGGGCAATCTCGGTGCGGATCCGGAAATCCGCCGCCTGAACTCGGGCGAGCCGGTCGTCAACATCCGCATCGCCACGTCGGAAAGCTGGCGCGACAAGAATTCCGGCGAGCGCAAGGAAAAGACCGAGTGGCATAACGTCGTCATCTTCAACGACCAGCTCGCCAAGGTTGCCGAGCAGTATTTGAAGAAGGGCATGAAGGTCTATGTCGAGGGCCAATTGCAGACGCGCAAGTGGCAGGACCAGACCGGCGCCGACAAGTACACGACGGAAGTTGTGCTGCAGAAATTCCGCGGCGAGTTGCAGATGCTCGACGCGCGCGGCCAGGGCGAGGGCGGCCAAGTCGGCGGCTATTCCGGTGGCGGCAGCAGCCGCGGTTCGGATTTCGGCCAGTCCAGCCCGAGTGAGGGCTTCAACCGTGGCGGTGGCGCCCCCAGGGGCGGCGGTGGCGGCGGTTCGTCGCGCGAGCTGGACGACGAAATTCCATTTTGA
- a CDS encoding MarC family protein, protein MPSFDSLFNAFVTILVTIDPPGLAPLFLAVTRGMNREERQQVSVRASIIGFLVMALFAVAGASILSVFGITLPAFRVAGGFLLFFIAFEMVFERRQDRKEKIGDVAITKDMIHNIAAFPLAIPLIAGPGAISATVLLSGSFQGFAAQAALVGIIFVCLAITYLVFVLSERIDRILGQTGRSILTRLLGVILAALAVQFVADGIKALMAS, encoded by the coding sequence ATGCCGAGCTTCGATAGCCTGTTCAACGCCTTCGTCACCATCCTCGTCACCATCGATCCGCCCGGCCTGGCGCCGCTGTTCCTCGCGGTGACACGCGGCATGAACCGCGAGGAGCGCCAGCAGGTTTCCGTCCGCGCCTCCATCATCGGCTTCCTGGTCATGGCGCTGTTTGCTGTTGCCGGTGCATCGATCCTGTCGGTGTTCGGCATCACACTGCCGGCCTTCCGCGTCGCCGGCGGCTTCCTGTTGTTCTTCATCGCCTTCGAGATGGTGTTCGAGCGCCGTCAGGACCGCAAGGAGAAGATCGGCGACGTCGCCATCACCAAGGACATGATCCACAACATCGCCGCCTTCCCGCTGGCGATCCCGCTGATCGCCGGGCCCGGCGCGATTTCGGCAACAGTGCTTCTATCTGGCTCGTTTCAGGGCTTTGCTGCCCAGGCGGCACTGGTCGGCATCATATTCGTCTGCCTGGCCATCACCTACCTGGTGTTCGTGCTGTCCGAGCGCATCGACCGTATCCTCGGCCAGACCGGCCGCTCGATCCTGACACGCCTGCTCGGCGTTATCCTGGCAGCGCTCGCCGTGCAGTTTGTCGCTGACGGCATCAAGGCGTTGATGGCGAGCTGA
- a CDS encoding OsmC family protein, translating into MKARVKWVEERTFVGESGSGHKVVLGTAFGSEGKTPGPSPMELVLIGTGGCSAYDVVHILEKGREAIEDCVVELDADRAETEPKVFTRIHMHFVVKGRALSHDKVKRAIDLSIEKYCSASAMLAKTATITHDFEVIDTTAK; encoded by the coding sequence GTGAAGGCACGTGTAAAATGGGTCGAGGAACGCACCTTCGTCGGTGAATCCGGCAGCGGCCACAAGGTTGTCCTGGGAACCGCTTTCGGATCGGAAGGCAAGACGCCTGGCCCGAGCCCGATGGAACTGGTGTTGATCGGCACCGGCGGCTGCTCGGCCTATGATGTCGTCCATATCCTAGAAAAAGGGCGCGAGGCGATCGAGGACTGCGTGGTCGAACTCGATGCCGACCGGGCCGAAACCGAGCCAAAAGTGTTCACGCGCATCCATATGCATTTCGTCGTCAAGGGCAGGGCGCTCTCGCATGACAAGGTGAAACGGGCGATCGACCTGTCGATCGAGAAATACTGTTCGGCCTCCGCGATGCTGGCCAAGACAGCTACGATTACCCACGATTTCGAAGTCATCGACACGACCGCGAAGTAG
- a CDS encoding VOC family protein, translated as MLDHISIGVRDADVSKRFYDAALKPLGYSCLSQSPGSLGYGAQGVALWVNEAAHPVPADDKSGLHFCFSAPTRKSVDAFHAGALRAGGQDNGSPGLRTDYGEDYYAAFVVDPDGYRIEAHCSAAE; from the coding sequence ATGCTTGATCACATCTCGATCGGTGTCCGCGACGCCGACGTCTCGAAGCGCTTCTATGACGCCGCGCTGAAACCGCTCGGCTATTCCTGCCTCAGCCAGTCGCCGGGTTCGCTGGGCTATGGCGCGCAGGGCGTGGCACTTTGGGTGAACGAAGCCGCGCACCCGGTGCCCGCGGATGACAAGTCCGGCCTGCATTTCTGCTTTTCGGCACCCACCCGCAAGAGCGTCGACGCGTTCCATGCCGGCGCCTTGCGCGCGGGCGGTCAGGACAATGGCTCTCCGGGCCTGCGCACGGACTATGGCGAAGACTACTACGCCGCTTTCGTCGTCGACCCAGATGGCTACAGGATAGAAGCCCACTGCAGCGCGGCGGAATAG